Proteins from a genomic interval of Dendropsophus ebraccatus isolate aDenEbr1 chromosome 6, aDenEbr1.pat, whole genome shotgun sequence:
- the LOC138795319 gene encoding olfactory receptor 13F1-like gives MGKFPAKRSVANYRNQTVIKTSESHKIFRMEARNQTLVTEILLLGFSEVLSTNLLLFVIFFLILLAGLVPGQRIISLATCAFQIYIILLLGGFESLHITLMAYDRYVAICRPLHYPVLMRWSNCYRMTASVWIITIMLFGLPSIDRPLRLCYPNQANHFMCDPLVIAQLSLLKIKSAGRSKAFSTCSSHVMVVVLFYGPAFAMLFAAMSQYSYYSYYEKYFTLLTNVICPTLNPLIYCLNNKDIKEAQRKSLPNFGCYFVVQKR, from the exons AAATCTTCCGAATGGAAGCAAGAAATCAGACTCTGGTCACTGAAATTCTTCTACTTGGATTTTCTGAGGTTCTCAGTACAAACCTTCTGTTATTTGTGATATTCTTCCTCAT TTTGTTGGCCGGTCTCGTACCCGGCCAGAGGATCATCTCGCTAGCCACCTGTGCATTTCAGATCTACATTATTCTTCTTCTGGGAGGATTTGAAAGTCTCCACATAACCTTAATGGCTTATGATCGATATGTCGCCATCTGCCGTCCGCTCCACTATCCAGTCCTGATGAGGTGGAGCAATTGCTATCGGATGACGGCTTCGGTGTGGATCATAACCATTATGCTATTTGGTCTTCCATCCATTGACAGACCTCTCAGATTGTGCTATCCGAATCAGGCAAACCACTTTATGTGTGACCCTCTGGTTATCGCCCAGTTGTCAT TACTAAAGATAAAGTCTGCGGGAAGATCCAAGGCCTTCTCCACCTGCAGCTCCCATGTAATGGTGGTGGTCTTATTTTACGGGCCAGCATTTGCCATGCTCTTTGCAGCAATGTCTCAGTATTCATATTATTCATATTATGAGAAATATTTCACTCTTTTGACTAACGTTATCTGCCCAACGCTGAACCCGCTAATATACTGCCTGAATAATAAAGACATTAAAGAAGCTCAGAGAAAAAGTTTGCCTAACTTTGGATGTTATTTTGTTGTCCAGAAAAGGTGA